Within Methyloversatilis discipulorum, the genomic segment GCGGTGTCGCGGTCGGCTTCCGGCAGTACCAGCGTGAATTCCTCGCCACCGTATCGAGCGGCGATGTCCGAGTCACGTGCGTGGTCGCGCAGCAGCCTGCCGACGGTTCGCAATACCGCGTCGCCGGCTTCGTGGCCATGTCTGTCGTTGAACTGCTTGAAGTGATCGACATCGACCATGAACACCGCGACCGGCAGGTTCTTGCGTTGCGCACGCGCGCATTCGCGCGCCAGCGATTCCTCCAGGTAGCGCCGGTTGGACAGGCCGGTCAGTGCGTCGCGCACCGACTGCTGGCGCAGCGTTTCGCGCAGCTGCAGATTGCCGATCGACAGTGCGACCTGCTCCAGCGTCTGCGCCAGCTGTTCTTCGCTGAGTGCGTGCTCGTGACCGCGGCCATGCAGGCTGATCAGACCGATCACCTCGCCGTGCGCGGTGATCGGCAGGCAGCGGCTGCCGGCGTTCTCGGGCCGGTGCAGGTGGGTGCAGCGGGTCGGTGCGGCGGACTCGGGCTGCGTGTAGGGCTGGCCGCGGCGCAGGCCCCAGCAGTCGCCCGGCTCGAAGAATTCGTCATTCGGAATGTCGCCCCACTGGCAGGCCAGTCGCAGCTGATTGCGCGATGCGGCGGTGAGGTAGAGCGCGCCGGCCGGTATCGCGAAGACCTGGGGCAGGTAGTGATCGAGCAGCGCCATCGCCTCGTCCATGTCGCGCGAGGACTGCAGGAAGCGCCCGAGTTCGGACAGCGCGTTGCTGTGCGTGCTCTGCCGTGCCGTGCTGTCCAGTGCTTCAGCGAGGGCATGGTTGCGCGACTGCAGTTCAGCTTCCGCCTGGGCGCTGCTGCGTGCCGAGTTGCGGATG encodes:
- a CDS encoding diguanylate cyclase, which codes for MSSLLQSSLRRRGVIWIFCLLVIAGNSAWVLQSMDTLVEAKTPVEHVQNRLRTSRVLLETLLEAESSLRGYLLTGDRRFLQPYHSALTTLQRVRGEVSRLMLEDPAHARRVPELDQAIDDKLAELDEKATLFSQGDRDAALMRVAEGHGRERMERVRRLMDDYRTAEQAILDVHFGRQAEAIRHAYLTFTISTAISVLLVVLVAWLIRNSARSSAQAEAELQSRNHALAEALDSTARQSTHSNALSELGRFLQSSRDMDEAMALLDHYLPQVFAIPAGALYLTAASRNQLRLACQWGDIPNDEFFEPGDCWGLRRGQPYTQPESAAPTRCTHLHRPENAGSRCLPITAHGEVIGLISLHGRGHEHALSEEQLAQTLEQVALSIGNLQLRETLRQQSVRDALTGLSNRRYLEESLARECARAQRKNLPVAVFMVDVDHFKQFNDRHGHEAGDAVLRTVGRLLRDHARDSDIAARYGGEEFTLVLPEADRDTALARAETLRTAIENLELSFHGNALGTLTISIGIALYPRHGHSPTDLMRAADQALYVAKRNGRNRVHLAESGNPAIAA